One Scyliorhinus canicula chromosome 14, sScyCan1.1, whole genome shotgun sequence genomic region harbors:
- the ing1 gene encoding inhibitor of growth protein 1, which translates to MLSPANGEQLHLVSYVEDYLDSIESLPFDLQRNVSLMREIDAKYQDLLKELDEYYEKHKRETDVVQRRRILHYIQRALIRSQELGDEKIQIVNQMVELVENRSRQVESHVELFENCAESNDANNKSSLERSRSEGTTPVEKPSAKRSRRQRNNENRENTSSNHDHEESSAGMPKEKKAKTSKKKKRSKAKAEREASPADLPIDPNEPTYCLCNQVSYGEMIGCDNEECPIEWFHFSCVSLNHKPKGKWYCPKCRGENEKTMDKALEKSKKERAYTR; encoded by the exons ATGCTGAGTCCTGCCAACGGGGAGCAGCTCCACCTGGTCAGCTATGTGGAAGATTATCTGGATTCAATCGAGTCTCTGCCTTTCGATCTCCAGAGGAACGTGTCTCTGATGAGGGAAATCGATGCAAAATACCAAG ACCTCCTGAAGGAGCTGGATGAATATTACGAGAAGCACAAGAGGGAGACCGATGTGGTTCAGCGCAGGCGGATCCTCCATTACATCCAGCGGGCTCTCATCCGGAGCCAGGAGCTCGGGGACGAGAAAATCCAGATTGTTAACCAGATGGTTGAGCTGGTGGAGAACCGGAGCCGGCAAGTGGAGAGCCACGTCGAGCTCTTTGAAAATTGTGCCGAAAGCAACGACGCCAACAACAAGTCCTCACTGGAGAGATCCAGGAGTGAGGGCACGACACCAGTGGAGAAACCCAGTGCCAAGAGGTCCAGAAGACAGCGTAACAATGAGAACCGAGAAAACACGTCCAGCAACCACGACCACGAGGAGAGCAGTGCCGGAATGCCAAAGGAGAAGAAAGCCAAGACCTCCAAGAAGAAGAAGAGATCCAAAGCCAAGGCGGAGAGGGAGGCATCCCCGGCGGACCTTCCCATTGACCCCAATGAGCCCACTTACTGCCTGTGCAACCAGGTTTCCTACGGTGAGATGATTGGCTGTGACAATGAGGAGTGCCCCATCGAATGGTTCCACTTCTCCTGTGTGAGTTTGAACCACAAACCCAAGGGAAAATGGTACTGTCCCAAATGCAGGGGAGAGAATGAGAAAACCATGGACAAAGCATTGGAAAAATCCAAAAAGGAAAGGGCCTACACCAGGTAG